AGCTGGTTTCAGCCAAAGACGTAGCCAGTACGACTTTACGAATCCCCTGGGGGGCCGGCAGCAAGGCTTCATCCTGCGCCGCCCCGGACAGGCGGCCGTATAATGGCAGCACCTTAACCTCTTCCGCCAGCCCCGCAAGCAGCGAGGCCGTCCGCCGGATCTCAGGAGCTCCCGGTAAAAACACCAGCACATCCCCCGCTTCTTCAACCAGCGCCTTGCGGACAGCTGCAGCCACATTTTCTTCTAAGGACAGGTTATCCCGGCGTCCTAAACGATGCACAGCAACAGGAAACAGTTGTCCCTCGCTGACAATAACCGGCGCCTGCCCCAAAAGGGACGCTACCTTTTGCGCCGCCAGGGTCGCCGACATCACCACCAAGCGCATGTCTTCCCTTAAAATCGCTTGACTTTGCAAACAAAAAGCCAAACCTACATCTGCCTGCAAGCTTCGTTCATGAAATTCATCAAATAAAACAGCGCCAACTCCTGGAAGGGAAGCATCCTCCTGAAGCATCCGTGTCAAGACGCCTTCGGTAATCACCTCCAGCCTGGTTTTAGCGCTAATCCGGCTGTCATGGCGCATGCGCCAGCCCACCGTTTCCCCAGGCTCCTCCCCCAAAAGCCGCGCCATCTGCCTGGCTGCCGCCCTCGCAGCTAAACGCCGCGGCTCCAGCAGCAGCACGCGTTGCCCTTGCAGCCAAGGTTCTTCAATCAAGGCCAAGGGCACTCGGGTTGTCTTACCAGCGCCAGGCGGCGCTACCAACACAACCCGAGTCTGTCGCCGCAGCACTTCCTGCAGTTGCGGCAGCACTTTGTCAATTGGCAAGGTGTCCCTCTTCCCCTTCATTGGCCAGTTATCCTCTCCTCTTACGTTCTTTCCCGCAACGCTTTAACGCGCATCCAGGTTTCTCTATTGCTTATCTCAGGCGGCTTACGTTCCAGTTCAGCCAGCACATCCGCCACATAGGCTGTCCGGCGCATGCCCACCAAAATGACGGTCACTCCTTGCGCCGACCGCAAGGCGCGCAGCGCCAAATGTCGCAAATGGGGCGCCTCTCCCCAGGACGAATTAAGTTTCGCCGCGTCTTCGTAAAAACGCCGCGCCGCCGATCGCCCTTCTGCGTCGTATACCTCTTCATCCAAGCGGATCAAATCGCCTTCTTGGATCGCGTTTAAGGGCCGATTGATCAACACACCCAAATCCAAGGCGGCTGCATACTCCAGCAGAGTCTGCTCCTGAGGCCACGCTGGCAGCATCGCCGCGGCCGGTTCCAAAAGATTGCACGGAAATTGAACAAACGCAAAATGATGCTCTGCACCGCCGACCAAACAAGCCGCTTGCCATACTTTGTCCAACGGCGTCCGCTGCGGGTCGCCTGCAGGCCGCGGGAAGGTGTTGGAGCTGATTCCATACCAAGCAATACGCCCTTGCTGCACCGCCTTTTCCAGCCAGGAAAAAGCTTGCTTGAGGCGGCGCACATACTCCGCCCGCGCCGCTGCAACATCACCGCCTTGCTGCAAAGCCCACAAAAGATAATATTCCGGATTGTGCAGCAAAAATCCATCCAAACAGGTTAGCTGCAACCGCCGCAAACTGCGTTCCAGCTGCTCTTCCAGAAAGTCGGGGTGAATACAATGCTCCAACGTCGGCGCATAGGAAACCACCTCTGGAAAATCCTTACCTGCCTGCAGCCGTTCTTGGCGCAGCCGCAGATTGCTGTTTTGCAAATAACCGGCTTTAGAAACAAGTACTACTTCGTCTCGGCGCACATCGCCAGCCTGAACTAACTCTGTCAGCACTTCGCCAATGAGCCGTTCCGAGCCGCCATCCGCATAGTTAGAGCTGGTATCAATGAGATTAATACCGCGTTGCAAAGCCGCACGCAAGGCATCTTTATGGGCGGCTATCGCCGCATCTACCCGATAGCTGCCAAAGCCGGCCTGGCTAACCAGCAAGCCGCTGCGTCCCAAGCGGCGATACCGCTCGACCCCGTATCGCTCAGCCAAGGCACGAGTTCCTTCCTCAGTCGCTTTACCACTCAAACAGCTTTTTTTCATACTAAGCCGCGCTCCTGCAATAACTGCACCAACGCCGCTAAATACGCCGGCAAATCCGGAGGCCGACGACTGGACACCAAGTTTTGATCTACCACTACCGCCTCATCCAACCAAAGAGCGCCAGCGTTCTCCATATCGTCTCGAATCCCCGGCGTACTAGTCACCTTGCGTCCTTGCAGAATTTTAGCAGAGATCAATACCCACCCGGCATGACAAATTTGGCCGATGGGTTTTTGCGCCGCATCAAAATCCCGCACCAACTGCAATACTTCCGGATAACGGCGCAGCTTGTCCGGCGCCCAACCTCCAGGAACCAGCAATACGTCATACTCCTCAGCAGTCAGTTC
This DNA window, taken from Anaeromusa acidaminophila DSM 3853, encodes the following:
- a CDS encoding aldo/keto reductase, which gives rise to MKKSCLSGKATEEGTRALAERYGVERYRRLGRSGLLVSQAGFGSYRVDAAIAAHKDALRAALQRGINLIDTSSNYADGGSERLIGEVLTELVQAGDVRRDEVVLVSKAGYLQNSNLRLRQERLQAGKDFPEVVSYAPTLEHCIHPDFLEEQLERSLRRLQLTCLDGFLLHNPEYYLLWALQQGGDVAAARAEYVRRLKQAFSWLEKAVQQGRIAWYGISSNTFPRPAGDPQRTPLDKVWQAACLVGGAEHHFAFVQFPCNLLEPAAAMLPAWPQEQTLLEYAAALDLGVLINRPLNAIQEGDLIRLDEEVYDAEGRSAARRFYEDAAKLNSSWGEAPHLRHLALRALRSAQGVTVILVGMRRTAYVADVLAELERKPPEISNRETWMRVKALRERT
- a CDS encoding type 1 glutamine amidotransferase domain-containing protein gives rise to the protein MKALQLLSEDFEDLELWYPVLRLREAGLKVDLAGETAGKTYHGKYGVPAVADVSFKELTAEEYDVLLVPGGWAPDKLRRYPEVLQLVRDFDAAQKPIGQICHAGWVLISAKILQGRKVTSTPGIRDDMENAGALWLDEAVVVDQNLVSSRRPPDLPAYLAALVQLLQERGLV